From the genome of Aeromonas hydrophila subsp. hydrophila ATCC 7966:
CGCTGGACCATCCGCCGGCAAGGCTGGGCCCGCCGCCTGCTGGAGCAGGTGATCCAGGAAGGCAAAGAGGCCGGCTGGGGGGCGATCCGGCTGGAGGTCGGCGATGCCAATGAAGAGGCGCAGGCCCTCTATCGCGAGCTGGGTTTTCGGCCCAGACAGAAGCTGCTGGACTATTATGGCCACGGTCAGCACGCCCACCGGCTGGTACTGGCGCTGAAGCAGGCCTGAGAGAGGAAGAGGGGATGAGCTGCGACAACTGCCTCGCCACCGCCATCAAGGCCAAGCTGGGGCGCTGCCCGGTCTGCGCCGGCCAGACCTTCGTCATCGGTCTGGTCGGCTGGCTGGTCTGGTGGTGGTGTGGCGCCGACACCTCGGTCAACGCCCTCACCGGCCTGCTGTTCGCGCTGGGGGGATCGGGCCTGTTGCTGCTCCACCTGCTGGTGTTTGTCTGGCGCAGGGCGACCGGACGTGAATTGAGCGATGAATAAATCAGATTGATTTCAAACAGATAAATAACAATAGCGCTGTAGATATGGAGGTTCAGATGATAGCAATGGTAACGGGCGCCTCGTCCGGGTTTGGTGAGTCCATCAGCCGTCAGCTGGTGCAGGCGGGCTACCGGGTGATCGGCACCGGCCGCCGCGGCGAACGGCTGGCGGCGCTGGCCGACGAGCTGGGCGCGCAGTTCCTGCCGCTGGTGTTCGACGTGCAGGACAAGGCGGCCACCCGCGCCGCCATCGATGGGCTGCCGGCCGAGTGGCGCGAGGTGGATCTGCTGGTCAACAACGCCGGGCTGGCGCTGGGGCTGGAGCCGGCCCACAAGGCGGATCTGGAAGACTGGGAGCAGATGATCGCCACCAACATCAGCGGCCTGACCCTGCTCACCCGCCTGCTGCTGCCGGGGATGGTGGCGCGCAATCGCGGCCACGTCATCAACATCGGCTCCATCGCCGGCACCTACCCCTATCCGGGCGGCAACGTCTACGGCGCCACCAAGGCGTTCGTGAAGCAGTTCAGCCTCAACCTGCGTGCCGATCTGGCGGGCACCGCCATCCGCGTCACCAACGTGGAGCCGGGCCTGTGCGGCGGCACCGAGTTCTCCAACGTGCGCTTTCACGGTGACGATGCCAAGGCGGCCACCGTGTATCAGGGCGTGCAGGCGATCCAGCCGGAAGACATCGCCAATACCGTGCTCTGGATCAGCCAGCAGCCGGCCCACGTCAACATCAACAGCATCGAGATCATGCCGGTGGCGCAGACCTTCGGCCCGCTCAATATCAGCCGTCGCTGATGGTTGCAGCTGACGAAATAAAAGAGGCTCCCAAGGGAGCCTCTCTGTTTTGGTGGCCTCTTTACAGGCTCATGATCTTCTTGAACTCCTCCGGCGAGTACTTCTGCTCGGTGCGCTTGGTGAGATCCGTCATCAGCTTGTAGCGCAGCTCTTTGGCCATCTGATAGGTCTGCTCCAGCTGACCATAGGAGTAGTCGGCGGCCAGCCCGATGGCGGTGGCCTTGTCGCTGGCATATGCCTGCTTCAGGCTCTGGTCGAGCAGGGCCACCTCCTGGTAGAGCTTGCTGCTCTCCTTGCTCCAGACGCCGCGCAGCAGCGGCAGGTACTTGTCCGGATCGGCGCTGGCCAGTGCGGTCAGGCTGCGGAACTGCCAGTAGGCGGAATCATCGGAGTAGCTGTCGCTGCCGGTGCGATAGGGCAGGGGGTAGGACTCCAGGGTGTTGTAGAGCGGCACCATCACGGATTCGGCCAGCACGCCGTAGCTCTGCCAGATCAATCCCTGCAGCTCTTTGGGCATCTCCTTGCGCAGCTGGATGACGTGGGATTCGAGCTGCCTGTCGATGCGGATCGGCCGCTCCGCCTTGCCCGCCAGCGGTGTGCCCTCATAGGTGGCGCTCAGCAGCCTGGCCACGTCCGGCACGGCGATGGGGGCATCCGGCTTCATGAACAGTGGATACTGCGCCTGCCGGGTCGGCTGCGGGTGGCTGGCGGTCAGCATCTTCTGGCCGAGCCACTCCCGATCCACGTTGTAGGGGTCGGCGATGACCCCGAACGCCTTGGCGAAGTTGAACTCTTTCGGGTCGGCGTTATCCAGCAGTTTGTGTTCGCGCACGAACTCCAGCAGCTTGGGCGAGTGCAGCACATCGGCGCTGTCGAGATTGACGCCGTGGATGCGCAGACCGTTGGCCACCATGGCGTAGCTGTCGTCCGGCACCCGCACCGCGATCCAGTGGTGGCCGGAGCCTATCTCCATCAGCCAGGCCTCGTTCACATCCGCCAGATAGAGGCTGTTGCCCTCCCCGGCGCCATATTGCTCCACATAGCGGCCGAGCAGTGCAACCCCCTCTTTGGCCGTCTTGGCCTGCGGCAGGATCAGGGTGGGGATGATGGCCTCGATGACCCCCTTCTCGATCAGCGGATCGGCTTTCTGGGCCTTGTCGTTGACCTCGGCGCTGGTGGTGGCCGAGATGGCGACGTTGAATTCGTTGATGCCGCGCTCCTCGTAATACTTGCCGGCCGGGTCGCTGGACGTCGCATCCCAGTCACGAATGGCGGAGTAGGCGAAGAAGGCCTTTGGCATCGGCACTTCCAGCCCGTTGCCCAGTTTCCAGACCTTGCCCTCGTTTTGCTGGGCGGACCGGAAGGCGAGGTACTTGTTCCAGTTGTTGACGCCAAAATCCTCGTTTCTGGCGATCATCACGCTGCCATCGGCACTGGCGCCCTTGCCGACGATGAGGCCGGTACAGGCGTCGGCACTGGTGCCAAGCAGGGTGAGCAGGGTGGCGGAGAGAAGACTCAAGGTGTGTTTTTTCATGGGATTGCCCGAAGCGTAGCTGTGAGTGAAAGCCAGGCGGTGGGATGCAGGTCTGCCGCAGAGCGATCGGCCGCCGATACGCTGCCGGGGGATCGTGCTGCTCATGGTCGATGACGCAAACATTTCATCCATAACACTGCTTGCTGGTCGTTTTGTGCGCCGAAATTGTATGCCTCACCGGTTGTTTGTTTTGTGATCCATGAGTCGTTCCTTTGCTTTGTCTGGTAAAGCGTGAAAAAGGCAGCGATATGCACCAGAAGCTGCCGATTGGGCAGCGCAGCGTCATGATTCTGACGTCGAGATGGCCATGGGGCAGCTCGCGAGCCCGTGCGAGCCGGGATCTGCACCAATCTGGCAAGTTG
Proteins encoded in this window:
- a CDS encoding SDR family oxidoreductase gives rise to the protein MIAMVTGASSGFGESISRQLVQAGYRVIGTGRRGERLAALADELGAQFLPLVFDVQDKAATRAAIDGLPAEWREVDLLVNNAGLALGLEPAHKADLEDWEQMIATNISGLTLLTRLLLPGMVARNRGHVINIGSIAGTYPYPGGNVYGATKAFVKQFSLNLRADLAGTAIRVTNVEPGLCGGTEFSNVRFHGDDAKAATVYQGVQAIQPEDIANTVLWISQQPAHVNINSIEIMPVAQTFGPLNISRR
- a CDS encoding GNAT family N-acetyltransferase gives rise to the protein MLTVRAARTDDLGAIVKLERYCFPPEVAFGRSRWHYLLTHAKGRTLLVLDQQEQLMGYLCLLEHRGWDRLIIQTLAIRWTIRRQGWARRLLEQVIQEGKEAGWGAIRLEVGDANEEAQALYRELGFRPRQKLLDYYGHGQHAHRLVLALKQA
- a CDS encoding C69 family dipeptidase, with protein sequence MKKHTLSLLSATLLTLLGTSADACTGLIVGKGASADGSVMIARNEDFGVNNWNKYLAFRSAQQNEGKVWKLGNGLEVPMPKAFFAYSAIRDWDATSSDPAGKYYEERGINEFNVAISATTSAEVNDKAQKADPLIEKGVIEAIIPTLILPQAKTAKEGVALLGRYVEQYGAGEGNSLYLADVNEAWLMEIGSGHHWIAVRVPDDSYAMVANGLRIHGVNLDSADVLHSPKLLEFVREHKLLDNADPKEFNFAKAFGVIADPYNVDREWLGQKMLTASHPQPTRQAQYPLFMKPDAPIAVPDVARLLSATYEGTPLAGKAERPIRIDRQLESHVIQLRKEMPKELQGLIWQSYGVLAESVMVPLYNTLESYPLPYRTGSDSYSDDSAYWQFRSLTALASADPDKYLPLLRGVWSKESSKLYQEVALLDQSLKQAYASDKATAIGLAADYSYGQLEQTYQMAKELRYKLMTDLTKRTEQKYSPEEFKKIMSL
- a CDS encoding DUF3624 domain-containing protein encodes the protein MSCDNCLATAIKAKLGRCPVCAGQTFVIGLVGWLVWWWCGADTSVNALTGLLFALGGSGLLLLHLLVFVWRRATGRELSDE